In a genomic window of Streptomyces koelreuteriae:
- a CDS encoding DUF1295 domain-containing protein, producing MNGFAWGAFATGLAWSAGAALAVMLATFAVAVRKGLHRIVDVAWGLGFTAVAVASFVASAGTGDPGRRILVTVLTAVWGLRLALHIARRGRGHGEDPRYEKMLAKAPGNRNLYALRVVYLLQGALVWLVSLPVQAAQYITGPMTAFAAAGAFLWAVGMFFEAVGDAQLARFKADPGNKGRIMDRGLWSWTRHPNYFGDFCVWWGLFLIACDAPAAAAAVLVSPVVMSLLLTKGSGKRLLERHMAERPGYAAYAARTSGFFPLPPK from the coding sequence GTGAACGGGTTCGCCTGGGGCGCCTTCGCGACCGGCCTCGCCTGGTCGGCGGGGGCCGCTCTCGCCGTGATGCTGGCGACCTTCGCCGTCGCCGTGCGCAAGGGCCTGCACCGGATCGTCGACGTGGCCTGGGGGCTCGGATTCACCGCCGTGGCCGTGGCGTCCTTCGTGGCGTCGGCGGGCACCGGTGACCCGGGGCGGCGGATCCTGGTCACCGTGCTGACGGCGGTGTGGGGGCTGCGTCTGGCCCTGCACATCGCCCGGCGCGGGCGCGGGCACGGCGAGGACCCGCGCTACGAGAAGATGCTGGCGAAGGCGCCCGGCAACCGGAACCTGTACGCGCTGCGAGTCGTGTATCTGCTCCAGGGCGCCCTGGTGTGGCTGGTGTCGCTGCCCGTGCAGGCCGCGCAGTACATCACCGGGCCGATGACGGCGTTCGCCGCGGCGGGCGCCTTTCTGTGGGCGGTCGGGATGTTCTTCGAGGCGGTCGGGGACGCCCAGCTCGCCCGGTTCAAGGCCGATCCGGGGAACAAGGGCCGGATCATGGACCGGGGGCTGTGGAGCTGGACCCGCCATCCCAACTACTTCGGAGACTTCTGCGTGTGGTGGGGCCTGTTCCTCATCGCCTGCGACGCGCCCGCCGCCGCGGCGGCCGTGCTCGTGTCGCCGGTGGTGATGAGCCTGCTGCTGACCAAGGGCAGCGGGAAGCGGCTGCTGGAGCGGCACATGGCCGAACGTCCGGGGTATGCCGCGTACGCGGCCCGGACCAGCGGCTTCTTCCCACTGCCTCCCAAGTGA
- a CDS encoding sigma-70 family RNA polymerase sigma factor: MKEAVHIGANPSAEPDLQELVGLVALGDEDAFASVYDLVASPVLGVVRAVLRDQAQSEEVAQEVLVEVWRTAPRYRSDRGTAINWILTLAHRRAVDRVRSVEAAAARDHKAALLDRTPEYDEVTEQVEARLEREQVRRCLRTLTEIQRQAVTLAYYRGLTYRQVAEALTLPLGTVKTRLRDGLIRLRDCLGVTA, encoded by the coding sequence GTGAAAGAAGCCGTGCACATCGGCGCGAACCCGTCCGCCGAGCCGGATCTGCAAGAACTGGTGGGCCTCGTCGCCCTGGGCGACGAGGACGCGTTCGCCTCGGTGTACGACCTCGTGGCGAGCCCGGTCCTCGGCGTCGTGCGCGCCGTCCTGCGCGACCAGGCGCAGTCGGAGGAGGTGGCCCAGGAGGTCCTGGTGGAGGTGTGGCGCACCGCCCCCCGCTACCGCTCCGACCGCGGTACGGCGATCAACTGGATCCTCACCCTCGCGCACCGCCGGGCCGTCGACCGGGTGCGCTCGGTCGAGGCCGCCGCGGCCCGCGACCACAAGGCCGCCCTGCTGGACCGCACGCCCGAGTACGACGAGGTGACCGAGCAGGTCGAGGCGCGGCTGGAGCGGGAGCAGGTGCGGCGCTGTCTGCGCACGCTGACCGAGATCCAGCGCCAGGCCGTCACCCTCGCCTACTACCGGGGGCTGACCTACCGGCAGGTGGCGGAAGCGCTGACGCTTCCCCTGGGCACCGTCAAGACCCGCCTGCGCGACGGACTCATCCGGCTCCGCGACTGCCTGGGGGTGACCGCGTGA
- a CDS encoding alpha/beta hydrolase, producing MTVHEREDTPRASGAPGALVARRVPGAPRAAVLFLHGGRSEGRAPSRPWHLAALRMRPFVWAVASALPDDEVFLGEVRYRVRGWNGGAGDEGDALRDVRRALDELARRAGDVPVVLVGHSMGGRAALRAAGSPQVRAVLALAPWCPDGEPVTQLRDKDVVVLHGDRDRVTEPGASVAFVARARAAGARADVRLVPGGDHAMLRGETNWHRLAASTAVGMLPA from the coding sequence ATGACGGTGCACGAACGGGAGGACACCCCCAGGGCGTCCGGGGCGCCCGGGGCGCTGGTGGCGCGCCGGGTTCCCGGGGCGCCGCGTGCCGCCGTGCTGTTCCTGCACGGCGGCCGGTCCGAGGGCCGGGCCCCGTCGCGGCCCTGGCATCTGGCGGCCCTGCGGATGAGGCCCTTCGTGTGGGCCGTCGCGTCGGCGCTGCCGGACGACGAGGTCTTCCTGGGCGAGGTGCGCTATCGCGTGCGCGGCTGGAACGGCGGGGCCGGCGACGAGGGAGACGCCCTGCGGGACGTCCGGCGGGCCCTCGACGAGCTCGCCCGCCGGGCCGGTGACGTCCCGGTGGTTCTCGTGGGTCACTCGATGGGGGGTCGCGCGGCCCTGCGCGCGGCGGGCTCCCCGCAGGTCCGGGCGGTGCTGGCGCTGGCGCCCTGGTGCCCGGACGGCGAGCCGGTGACCCAGCTCCGGGACAAGGACGTCGTCGTGCTGCACGGGGACCGCGACCGTGTCACCGAGCCGGGCGCGTCGGTGGCGTTCGTGGCCCGGGCCCGCGCGGCCGGGGCCCGGGCGGACGTACGCCTCGTGCCGGGCGGCGACCACGCGATGCTCCGGGGCGAGACGAACTGGCACCGCCTCGCGGCCTCGACTGCGGTGGGGATGCTGCCGGCGTGA
- a CDS encoding anti-sigma factor — MTTADLHTLTGAYALHALSDEERRAFRRHLAACEPCAEETAELTAVAARLGLAASLTPRPVLREQVLRRITAVRQDPPGEPPSPRRGRTASWGRPLSRWALAACLAAATALGGTAVWQHQRAEDAFDQARQAEQATDRIAAVLAAPDARTSTAKLADGATGTVVVSEGRDRAVFVVSGMAEPPRGKVYQLWFDDGGTMRSAGLMDPGRADQAVLMRGAVDGASGMGITVEPAGGSEQPTSAPVAAMAFPA, encoded by the coding sequence GTGACCACCGCCGACCTGCACACCCTGACCGGCGCCTACGCCCTGCACGCCCTGTCCGACGAGGAGCGGCGGGCCTTCCGGCGGCATCTCGCGGCCTGCGAGCCGTGCGCCGAGGAGACCGCCGAACTGACGGCCGTCGCCGCCCGCCTGGGGCTCGCCGCCTCGCTGACGCCCCGCCCGGTGCTGCGCGAGCAGGTGCTGCGCCGGATCACCGCCGTCCGCCAGGACCCGCCCGGCGAGCCGCCCTCGCCCCGCCGAGGCCGTACGGCCTCCTGGGGGCGCCCGCTCTCGCGCTGGGCCCTGGCGGCGTGCCTCGCGGCGGCCACCGCGCTCGGCGGTACGGCGGTGTGGCAGCACCAGCGTGCCGAGGACGCCTTCGACCAGGCCCGGCAGGCCGAACAGGCCACGGACCGGATCGCCGCCGTGCTCGCGGCACCGGACGCCAGGACCAGCACCGCGAAGCTGGCCGACGGGGCCACCGGCACCGTCGTCGTCTCCGAGGGCCGGGACCGGGCCGTGTTCGTCGTCTCCGGGATGGCGGAGCCGCCGCGCGGCAAGGTCTACCAGCTGTGGTTCGACGACGGCGGCACCATGCGCTCCGCCGGGCTCATGGACCCCGGCCGCGCCGACCAGGCCGTCCTGATGCGGGGTGCCGTGGACGGGGCGTCGGGCATGGGGATCACCGTCGAGCCGGCGGGCGGGTCCGAGCAGCCGACCTCGGCCCCGGTGGCCGCGATGGCCTTCCCCGCCTGA